One Triticum dicoccoides isolate Atlit2015 ecotype Zavitan chromosome 3B, WEW_v2.0, whole genome shotgun sequence genomic window, gaacgttgattaaatcatcgatcgtggcaatgaagtgggtggtgggtgggcagcgaattccttcgtcgcctgcttcccactcaaaccggacatagtttggcccagagcctcctgacaaagagagagactttaatgagttcagcatgtcgccaaagggcgagtgctggaagatgtccgcggcggtaaactccattaccggagcccaacctggctcggctggctcgagggtgtgcggaccggaaccaacaactggatacgagtccgggggcccggggttacaggcctccacagagatgaGGCCTGCgtttggctccaccgccgatgagtatgcggcctaaggggcggggtccacccctccgtccttaggcaacgcaacctgctccagatttagatccggggctactgcaggggtgatattccgagcattgtccgacagcaggtctgggccgtgctcgtcgtgactgtacggtgctcctggcacaggccagattccgtctaagatcaagtctccgcggacattggccgtgtagttcaggtttccgaacctgacctggtggccgggggcgtagccaTCGATctactccagctggccaagcgaattggcccgtagtgcaaggccgccgaacacaaagatttgtccggggagaaaagtgtcagcctggaccgtgttgttgacgattgaaggcgccatcaagcctcgaagcgacgacacagaggaactctcaatgaaagcaccaatgtcgctgtcaaaaccggcggatctcgggtagggagtcccgatctgtgcgtcttaggctgatggtaacaggaagcaaggggcacaatgtttacccaggttcgggccctctcgatggaggtaaaaccctacttcctgcttgattaatattgaagatatgagtagtacaagagtagatctaccacaagatcatagaggctaaaccctaggagctagcctatggtggtatgattgtaattgtgatcggccttctaaggaccatcctctccggtttatatagacaccggagagagctagggtttacacagagtcggttacaaggaaggaaatacaatatctggatcgccaacttgtcttccatgcaaaggagagtcccatccggacacgggccgaagtcttgggtcttgtatcttcacgcttcaatagtccgtacgatgtatatagtccagctgtccggatgccccctaatccaggactccctcaactctccctcgacacttggctggatcggagttcgagggacgtcatcgagctgaacgtgtgcaagaactcggaggtgtcgtgctttcgatgcttgatcggtcgggacgtgaagacgtacgactacataaccacgttgtgctaacgcttccactttcggtctacgagggtacgtggtcaacactctcccctcttgttgctatgcatcaccatgatcttgcatgtgcgtaggaatttttttgaaattactatgtttcccaacactgctgcaggagcagaagctAACGTTATGAGCGTCTGGAAAGCTCGATCTGGTGACTACTtgctagttcagtgtgccatgcttttctgcttagaatcgggacttcaaagacgttttgaacttcataaccatatgagatgttccaggagtcgaagttaatatttcaagaaaatggccgagttgagagatatgaagtctccaacaagttctatagctgcaaaatggaggagaatagttctgttagtgagaacatactcagaatgtttgggtaccataatcacttgactcagctgggagttaatcttccatatgattgtgtcattgacaagttcttcagtcactgccatcaagctacaaaggcttcgtgaagaactacagtatgcaagtgatgtaaaagactattcccgagctcttcgcaatgctcaaggcttcggaggtagaaatcaagaaggagcatcaagtgttgatggttaacaaaaccactagtttcaagaagaagggcaagggaaagaaggggaacttcaagaagaatggcaagcaagttgtcactcctgggaagaaacgcaaagctggacccaagcttgaaattgagtgcttctactgcaaagggactggtcactggaagtggaacagccccaagtatttggcggataagaaggatggcaaagtgaacaaaggtatatttgatacacattttattgatgtgtaccttactaattctcatagtagtgcctgggtaattgatactggttcggtttctcatatttgtaactcgaaacatggactacggattaaacgaagattggctaaggacgaggtgacgatgcgcgtcgggaatggttccatggtcgatgtgatcgtcgtcggcatgctacctctacatctaccttcgggattagttttagacttaaataattgttatttgatgccagcgttgagcatgaacattatatctggatcttggttAGTGCGAgaggattattcatttaaatcagagataatggttgttctatttatatgagtaatatcttttatggtcatgcaccattgaagggtggtctatttctgttgaatctcgatcgtggtgatacacatattcataatattggtgccaaaagatgcaaagttgataatgatagtgcaacttatttgtggcattgtcatttaggtcatatcggtgtaaaacgcatgaagaaactccatgcagatggacttttggaataacttgattatgaatcatttgatacttgcgaaccatgccttatgggcaacatgactaaaactcagttctccggaacaatggaacgagctaatgacttattggaaataatacataccgatgtatgcggtccaatgagtgttgaggctcgtggcgggtaccgttattttctgaccttcacaaatgatttgagcagatatgggtatatctacgtaatgaaacacaagtctgaaacatttgaaaagttcaaagaatttcagagtgaagtggagaatcatcgtaacaagaaaataaagtttctacaatctgatcgtggaggtgagtatttgagttatgagtttggccttcatttaaaacaatgtggaatagtttcacaactcactccacctggaacaccacagcgtaatggtgtgtccgaacatcgtaaccgcactttattagatatggtgcaatatatgatgtctcttatcgatttaccactatcattttggggttatgcattagagacagctgcattcacgttaaacagggcaccatcaaaatctgttgagacgacaccatgtgaattgtgcggtttggcaataaacctaaattgtcatttcttaaagtttggggatgcgatgcatatgtcaaaaggctttagcctgataagctggaacccaaattggagaagtgcatcttcctacgataccctaagaaaacaattgggtacaccttctacaacagatccgaaggcaagatctttgttgccaagaatggaacctttgtagagaaggattttctctcgaaagaagtgagtgggaggaaagtagagcttgatcaggtaattgtaccttctctcaatttggaaagtagctcatctgagaaatccgttcacgtgatgcctacaccaactggagaggaagctaatgataatgatcatgaaactttagatcaagttgctacagaacctcgtaggtcaactgacACAGGTCACCAAAAAAGAAATCATATCCTCATGTGCATTTATTACGGGGTCAAAAAGTTTGAAAACCTGAAACTTTTGATTTAAGTGTCGAAATTCAATTTCGTTTTCACAGTTGGGTTTCTCGTACGAGTTCTTCAAAACTAAATCTCATATAGATAGGTTTCGTCGAACTTTTTTCGAGGCAACTTTAGTGCTATAGAAAAGCAACTTCATTTTTTCCCCGTAGGCCTGCCTATTTGGTTGGTTTGTGTAAAAAATGAGGAAACCACACAAAACTTGGCTACCATGGTTACTCAGTTGCCTAACATGGATATTCAGTTGCTTATCATTGATGCCCAGTTGCTCAGTTGCCTAACATGTATTATCATGGTTGCTCAGTTGCCTAACATGTATTACCAAACCACAATGCAGAATTATTCTAGCATAACCGAGCAACTATCCTACAAAACCAAGCAACTGTACTATCCAATCCAAGCAACTGCATTACTAAATAACAACTATGGAAAAAATGTCCTAGCAAAACCAAGCAACCGTCCCTAGAATTTCTACTTAAATAGTCTATTTTAGGCAGAAAAATCATATGAGCAACTTAAAATAGCCTTTGTGGACAATTATCTGACCCCACCCCCGCCCTCCCCATGCAACTTATCTATTCTAGCAAAAATTCAAAACAAGTCAAATACAAAGAAAACACAAAATGAAAATTGTTCTAGCGAAGAAATTCCAAGCAACTGTCTAGCAAAACCAAGCAACTATATTACAAAAAACAAAAATGCGAAAACCTGTTCAAAACGAATCCAAGCAACTGCCCCAACAAATCATGAGAACTTGACAATGATAATTAGTTGCCTAATAATGATGCCCGGTTGCATGTCATCGCTAATGAGTTGGCTATGATACTAGGACAAGTTGTATGTTGGTGTAGCTCATGCTGCATGTACTCTGAAACATAGTGTTAGCATACTCGATAGTGTGGTAGACAACTTATATGTGAATTTAGTGAATATGATGGTCATGTGAGGCAGCTTATAAGGACTTCTCCTTGATAGGCAATTATAGTAGGCAAACTTAGAAGAAGTTGCTTTCCTATAGCACCAAAGTTGCCTCAACAGCACCCAAAGTTGCTCAAAAAAAAATTCGTCCAAATATACCAAtaagggatctagttttgaagaactcGCCGTAAAAAACCTAATGGTGAAAACGAATCTAAATTCCGATACTCGAATCAAAAGCTATGGATTTTTAAAATTTGTAAACCTAAATAAATGCACGTATTTTTCCTTTCTTGAGTTGTGCTCCGATGAGACAAGGACCACATAATATTTTTTTTACTGTAATGATGACACACACTCTTTATACCAGGTCTGCTCAGATGCAACCCATGTTCTGAGTTAACATGAGTTTTTTGTCGCATAGTGTGTGCACTCGGAAAGCCCAATGATGCAGCTGCACTAATAAGTATTTGGGTTGAATAATAATAACAACGTGGATTTTTTTGGTTGATTTTTGCTCATAGTAGTTGGCGATAATCTCATGTGTCTGGTTCCAGGGAACATGTTGTTGATCACTCGTGATAACCCCTCCCCCGTGGTtgttcaaaaataaaaatatacaTGCATAGATGTAGAATTGTAGTCCTGGTCACCCTTATTTATACCAAAGCTAAGGATCTCAACGATCTCTGTGTCCAGCGTCGTTGAAACTTGAAACTCGCCATAAAGCCTTTTATATACCTACACCTGGATAGATCTGTTATCTCCTTTGCTTGCTCTCATATCCATCATGTCGTCGTCGATGAAGCCAATGTCGGCGCTGCTGTCCACCCTGCGCCGGGCCGGCCGGCAGCACCTCACGGCGTCCACCGTCGGCGCGAGGCCGCGCATCACCGGCTCCCACGTCCTCCGGATCCACGGCTACAAGCACGTGAAGCAGTCGGTCCCCAACGGCGAGGCGGTGGAGTCAGCCACGTTCCACGTCGGCGGCCGCGCCTGCCGGATCAAGTGCTACCCGAACGGCAGCGGCAAGAAGCACCACGGCTACACGTCCCTCTTCCTCACCAGCCTCCACGACGCCGGCACGGTGGGGCTCGAGCTCAGCCTGCTCGACCGGGACGGGAGGCCGTCGCTCACCCGGGCCACGGAACAGCGGCGCTTCTGGATCGGCGACAGCGCGGGCTGGGGCTTCAAAGACTTCGTCAAGAACGACGATCTGGTCGAGGGAGAGCACCTCGTGGACGACTGCCTCACCGTTCTCTGCGACGTCACCGTCCACGACCCTTCCTTGCACGCCGAGGAGGTTGCCGCGCCGGCAGCGGCCGAGCCGTTCGACCTAagtggggagctcggggaggccatGTGGAACGAGACGGACGTGACGATCCACGTCGGTGACGAGACGTTCCCGGCGCACCGTTCGGTGCTGGAGGCTGCGTCCCCCGTCTTCAAGGCGGACCTCGAGAACAACGCCACCGGCGAGGTACGCGTCGACGACATGGACGCGGAGGTGTTCAAGACCCTGCTCCAGTTCATGTACACGAGCGCGCTGCCTGACAGGAACCAGCTCGAGGCGGACGTCGCGACGGCGGAGCGGCTGCTCGTGGCGGCTGACAGGTATGGGCTGGAGAAGATAAAGGTTGTCTGCGAGGAGACGCTGTGCCCGCGCGTCGACATGGGCTCTGTGGCCGCCATGCTGGcgttggcggagcgacatggctgtGCCCTACTGAAGGAGGCGTCCATTAAGTTCCTTTCTGGTCCCGGTAATCTGAAATTATTCATGGCGACCGATGGTTTTCAGCAGCTGACGAGAAGCTACCCATCTGCGGTGCTGGACCTTCTTGTCAACCGCCTATAGCGTACGAGATGGATCGACGTTGGCAAAATTAAATTAGGAATTTGATAACCCGGAAAGCTCAGGTACGAGGGCATGGCAAATCGATAGTTTTCGATGAAATATAGTGACGCAAAAATGGCAACATGACAACTTCTTGCTTAAGTTTATTTTTTGACGGAAAATTTTCGTGCGTACGTAACTTGCCATCCTTGTGTCATTAGAATTGCCATTAAAAACGTTCGATTTGCCCTGTACTCCTACCTGTAGTCGGTTATATACTTATCATTTCCATTAATCGGCGCCCTGTACGTGCAACTTGCTGGCTAGTTAAATTAGCTACTCTCACTAAATCATTTAAGTTAATTAGATACTCTGCATATTCTGTACACAATAGCTCTGGATGATAATATCGTGAAGAGACGCAACGCCAAGGTTTTTCGGAACGACAACCAAGGGATCCACTGCATCGCCCGGGCGGCGGCCGACGACCTGGTCTTATGGTCCAATAGATGTGCCAATATTCCGAGAAAAAACTTGATTCGGGACTGGGCCTCCATGTTGTTTCATCTTGCTGCGAGATTGTAACCCCTAAATAGTTGTTTTTCTCTTGCCCCCGTCACCTCTTTCCTTTTGTAACCCTATGTCCATCTTTGTAACTGGATGTTGCTGTGATAATATATGTTCAGGCCGGCGTAAGCCCGCCGTTGAcgcgtcaaaaaaaaaaaaaaaggctCCTTCGCGGCCGCGTGACGCAACGCGCGATTAGCCTCAGCCCGTGCATGTGTCTTCAACATAAAAAATTCAGCTGCTGAGGCCGGGTGTCTCTTTTTCTATTTGCTTATTTAAAATGGAAAGTTTACTTCCTAATCTCTTGTCGGAAATTGCTCGTCGCAACGAGCGCGCGTGGAAACTGTGTTGATTAGATACTCTACATATTCTGTGACAGAATATTCTGATGGTAAGTTTGGCTGGCATATTGTTGACTTTTATAATAAACGAATACATCTAATTCGTTCGATTGGTTAGGAAAGAGGGGATGCGCTCGTGTGCTCCCTTACCTAGCTACGTCAGATTATACCTGGTCATGGGCAGCTTGGCCCGGAAGACCCGACTCGGCCCAAAATACCCCGACCTGGCCCGGCCCGACCTTGTCCACGGACCAGGCCTGGGCCCAGATTTTCAGCTCGAAGGCCAGGCCGGGCTGGGCCGAGCCCGTCATATTAGTGATTTGACAAAGAGACCCGTGGCCCGGCGAGTATTTCCAATGGTGGGCCAGGCTTGATTTTTAGGCTCGACACACGAGCCGGGCTGGGCCTGGGCATGGGTTTTCTGCATCGGGCTTGGTTAGGCGCGTCCGTTTCGAGGGATGGCCAGGTATTGTCTAGATGAATATTAGTTTCTTCCTAATctatactagtagaatgcccgtgcgttgtcacGGGATTTTAAAATATTTTTCTGGAGTTATGTGAACATCGTTGAACATGCTCATTGGAATACCAATCGGAAATAAACATTACCATCCAGATTATTGTAATTCTAGCTAGGTTGCTTTATTTGAGTGCGTCGTTGTTGTGGGATATCATCGCTTGCACATCTTTTTGTTGTATAAAACTTGGTAAATTTTTGTCCCCTTCCAATGACGTTGCCCCGAGAACGCTCTGCATGGATTCCTTTTGAAAGCTGACAGAATCCATCTCTTATCTCTCTCATATTCTGCAAAATTAAACATATATAAAAATATACCTTTTGAGTATTATATCATGTGTAACATACATACAAAGAAGAAAATTATTTGCCTGGTCATGTAAAACTCGTTGAATTCTCAACCCTGTCCATCATCGCTACATCAGCGTCTTCGTATTTCAACAATTCTGAAGCGACAATCAAATCCATCAGTTTTTATGACCTACAAAGGTATTATAATATATACAAAGATTAGAATAATTTTTTTAAGATGATGGTATGGAAAACATATATTCATTGGACAAATGCTAGAAATGAGCAGTTTGTAGTAGATTGAGTGGCATCCCAATTTTAATAAATTGTAGGTTCACCTCTAAATCACTTGTTGATGGTTATTCTCGCGAATATATACTATTTAGGGTATGTGGTATATTGCCCATAAAAAATATGTTACATTTCTCCACGAGCAAACAACGGGTTTTCCCTTTATATAATGATAGTCGGCCATCCGTAATTTCTTGGATccttttaatttatttatttagaTAAACATAGAGAAATAGTAAGACACAAGATAAACACATGCGAGCAGTCCAACATAAATTAATATATACTATTTCTTCAATCAAAATTGTTTTAATTTGTATGATATTCCTTTTTTAGGAAATATTTGTATGATATTCTGAATATATAGTGAATAGGTATAAATAAAGCTTTATTTATATGATATCCCCATTATACCCCTCCTATACGACCTAATGTCCTTTCCCGCATGACATCACTCTATCAACTACCTCTCCTCACCACTCACTCTCTCGTTCCCCTCAATCTCTCCCCTCCCTCTCCATATCCATAGACTTCATTGGCGTCACCCACTCCCCTCTCTCCGCCCTCGCCCCCACAACCAGCAGAATGATGACCTCGTCTCCCACCGCTCCTCCCCCTCTCATCCCCTCCCCTCTTCTCATAAAAAAAGTGAAGGGGGAGATCAAGACACCAGCGGGTCGCCAGATCCGCCCACAACCGACGAACAACACCACGCCAaggtcaccaacaccgtcatcaaatGGCGGGTTCCTTCCACCTTGACGGACTTGCTCGCGTGCCAAGATATGAGAGGGGGAGTTCTACTTCTTCCTCGCTCATCACCCCTTTCGCCACACCATGGATCGACCTTCCTCTGCTCCCACCCATGCCATGGGCTGAGCTCACTCCCCTCCTCAAGGTCATCTCTTCACCCCTCTCCTCGTTTGGCTTGTTGTATCACTAACCCTCACCTAGCTTATCTCCCACCCCCTTTCCTCCCATATCGAGACCTACATGTGTTTCTGCTCGGCCGGATTACCTCACCGCCACCTTCGTCTCCTTACACACTGTCGTATCCCCCTTCTGTCGGTTGTAGAAGAGCGCATTCAATTCTTGAACCTACAATAAAATGCAGTTGTCAAGAGATTGATtattgtcatatatatatatatatatatatatatgtgtgtgtgtgtgtgtgtgtgtgtgtgtgtgtgtgtgtgtgtgtgtgcgcgcgcgcgcgcgtgttaaGTATGAATTTCTCTTGTCCATGGTACTATATTTTTATGCATGCTTGTTGCATAACCAACCTATGTGCCGTAGTGTACAGTTGACTTGCTAAGCTGCTCGGCCTAGAGCTTGTCGGTCTGGCGGATGACGTTCTTCATCTTGACCTCCATCTGCAGCTCGGCATCATGGATGTCGACAACCTTGACGGCCTCGACCTCGGCGACCTTGGCCTGTCGGTCCCAGCCTCCCCCTTCACGGCAAGGTCAGTCCTTGCGGCGGCGATGTCAGCCTCCCTAGCGTTCTCAAACACCTGCACCTTCACCTTGCCCTTGGCCTCCTCCTTGAGAGCCTCGCTCTGCTGCCACACGAAGAGCACCTAGTTCTCGGCGTCCACCTTGGCGGTGTTCTGGCGCGTGAGGCCCTCCCTCTCCTTGGCGCCCACCTTGGCGGTGTTCTGGCGCGTGAGGccctcccgctccttggcgcgtGAGGCCCTCACCCTTCATCCTCACCTCTACGACA contains:
- the LOC119279245 gene encoding BTB/POZ and MATH domain-containing protein 2-like, producing the protein MSSSMKPMSALLSTLRRAGRQHLTASTVGARPRITGSHVLRIHGYKHVKQSVPNGEAVESATFHVGGRACRIKCYPNGSGKKHHGYTSLFLTSLHDAGTVGLELSLLDRDGRPSLTRATEQRRFWIGDSAGWGFKDFVKNDDLVEGEHLVDDCLTVLCDVTVHDPSLHAEEVAAPAAAEPFDLSGELGEAMWNETDVTIHVGDETFPAHRSVLEAASPVFKADLENNATGEVRVDDMDAEVFKTLLQFMYTSALPDRNQLEADVATAERLLVAADRYGLEKIKVVCEETLCPRVDMGSVAAMLALAERHGCALLKEASIKFLSGPGNLKLFMATDGFQQLTRSYPSAVLDLLVNRL